From the genome of Chroicocephalus ridibundus chromosome 1, bChrRid1.1, whole genome shotgun sequence, one region includes:
- the CIMAP1B gene encoding ciliary microtubule associated protein 1B: protein MAAEAWVGSWRPHRPRGPIAALYSSPGPKYGLPTNVGYRLHDPSRSRAPAYSFGVRAGGRQQERSPGPAYLLPPGTTARGPAGTPAFSLHGRPRDPPPPRTPGPGRYSPERAASLTFPRAPACSLRSRTRHGAGQQTPGPAAYQLPPMLGPRVVNKSSAPNFSMPGRSNVGAFYQDLCKTPGPCGYRVVDADVYKRRAPQYSMLARNPLPGDNTRKPGPGTYSPEQGRQQGVTFGIRHSNYLVPLIVDVLD from the exons ATGGCGGCCGAGGCCTGGGTGGGCAGCTGGAGGCCCCACCGCCCCCGCGGGCCCATCGCCGCCCTCTACAGCAGCCCCGGGCCCAAGTACGGGCTCCCCACCAACGTGG gttaCCGCCTGCACGACCCCTCCCGCAGCCGAGCCCCCGCCTACAGCTTCGGGGTGCGCGCCGGGGGGCGGCAGCAGGAGCGCTCCCCCGGGCCCGCCTACCTGCTGCCCCCCGGCACCACggcccgcggcccggccgggaCCCCCGCCTTCTCCCTGCACGGCCGCCCCCGcgacccgccgccgccccgcacgcCCGGCCCAG GCCGGTACTCCCCGGAGCGGGCCGCCTCGCTGACCTTCCCCCGCGCCCCCGCCTGCTCCCTGCGCTCCCGCACCCGGCACGGCGCCGGCCAGCAGACACCGG GCCCCGCTGCCTACCAGCTGCCCCCCATGCTGGGACCCCGCGTGGTGAACAAGAGCTCGGCCCCCAACTTCTCCATGCCGGGACGCAGCAACGTCGGCGCCTTCTACCAGGACCTCTGcaag ACGCCGGGGCCCTGCGGGTACCGCGTGGTGGACGCCGACGTCTACAAGCGGCGCGCGCCGCAGTACAGCATGCTGGCGCGCAACCCCCTCCCCGGCGACAACACCCGCAAGCCCGGACCCGGCACCTACAGCCCCGAGCAG ggcCGGCAGCAAGGGGTGACGTTCGGGATCCGTCACTCGAACTACCTGGTTCCCCTCATCGTGGACGTGTTGGActaa